Part of the Streptomyces sp. NBC_01353 genome, ATCATCACGCACACCGGCGCCGTGAAGGTCATGGACTTCGGCATCGCGCGCGCCCTGCACGGCGCGCAGTCGACGATGACCCAGACCGGCATGGTCATGGGCACGCCGCAGTACCTCTCCCCCGAACAGGCGCTCGGAAAGGCCGTGGACCACCGGTCCGACCTGTACGCCACGGGCTGTCTGCTCTACGAACTCCTCGCTCTGCGGCCTCCCTTCACCGGCGAGACACCGTTGTCGGTGGTCTACCAGCATGTGCAGGACGCGCCGATCCCGCCGTCCGAGGTCGCCCACGGGGCGCCGCCGGAGCTCGACGGACTCGTGATGCGTTCGCTCGCGAAGGACCCGGACGACCGGTTCCAGAGCGCCGAGGAGATGCGCGGGCTGATCCAGTACGGCCTGCAGATGCTCCAGCAGGCGGGCGGTCACACCGGCACGTGGAACACGGGCCCGGTGGAGGTGCACGAGGGCGGCCACACGCCGGTCGGCGGCGTCGCGGCGACGACCGCGATGGGGCACCCGATGCACCACGAGACGTCGCAGCGCCCGATCCTGCCGCCGATGAACCCGGACGACGGCGGATACGACGGCGGCGGCCACGGTGGGTACGGGCAGGACGGCTACGGCCACAAGGGCGGCGGCAAGAGCGGCCGGGGCAAGGCGTTGCTCTTCGTGGCGCTCGCGATGATCGCGATCGTGGCCGGTGTCGCGTACGCGATCGACAAGGCCGGTGAGAAGAGCGGCGGTACGAACAAGCCGCCGGCGGTCACCAACTCGCCGTCCACCTCCCAGGAACCGTCGACGCCTTCGCAGGAGACGCCGACGCAGGAGACCGAGGAGCCGGACACCTCCACGGGCGGCAACCAGCAGCCCTGGACGCCGTCCTACACGCCCTCGTACAAGCCGTCGACGCCGTCCACGCCGACGGGCGAACCGTCGACGGAGCCCACGGACACGACCGACGGGGGCACGGACACCGAGGGCACGACGGAGGGCACGACCGAGGGGACCACGGAGGGCACCACCGAGGGGTCCAGCGAGGGCACCACGGAGGGCAACACCAACTCGGGTACGACGACGGGCAATACGAACACGGGAACGTCGACGGGCACGACCGTCGGTACGACCGCGGGCACGGCGGACGGCGGGACCGGCACCACCCCCTGACCGCTCGGACCGCTCACCCCGTGAACGCGTCGCGTACCGCCTCGTACTCGCGGGTCCACCACACCGCCAGGGCCGACGCCGCAGGAAACTGCGGGTCGGCCCTTCGGTCGTGGAGCTGGTAGCGCCAGCGCAGTATCCAGAAGTCGTTGAGCCGTTCCCACCACACGCGGTGCACCGCGGACGCCAGTTCCGCCCCGTCCGCGCCGACCGCCCGCCGGTAGGCCCGCGCGTACGCCCGCACCTTCTCCAGGGCCAGTTCGCCCGCCGGCCGTACGAAGAAGATGGCGGCGGCCCTGACCGCCTCCTCCGCCCGTGGCTGGACGCCCAGGCGGTCCCAGTCGACGATCGCTGCCGGCTCCGCGCCCCGGTAGAGCAGGTTCAGCGGGTGGAAGTCGCCGTGCACCCAGCCGGCCGCCGCGGCGGCCGGGGGACGACGGTGGGCGTGCTCGGCGAGGAGCACGCGGCGTTCGAGCAGCCGGTGCTCGGCGAGCGCGTCGAAGCCGGTGCGGGGGTGGCCGGCGCGGGAGAGCCGGAGCAGTTCGTCGATGAGCCGGAAGGTGTCCTCGGGACGAGCGCTCTCGTGCTCCGCGCCGGGTGGCGGGGACTCCATCACCTGCTCCAGGCAGGTGTGGACGTGCCCGAGGAGCGCGCCCAGGCGCCTCGATCCGCCGGTGGAGAGCTGGGCGCCGTCGCGGTGGCGGCCGTCGATCCAGGGGTGCAGGGCGTAGCAGCGGCCGCCGATGACGGCGACGGTACGGCCGGCGGAGTCCGCGAGCGGCGGGGCGACGGGCAGCCCGAGGGCGTGCAGGCGCTGGGTGGCGCGGTGCTGGCGGCTGATGGTGTCCCGGTCGGCGGTCGGGGCGTCGAGGTGCTGCTTGAGGAAGTAGGCGCCCCGGGTGGTGGCGAGGCGGTAGCCGCGGTTGAGGAGGCCCTGGGTGACGGGTTCACAGGAGAGCGGCTCACCGGCCTCGTGGTAGCGGCGAAGCAAGGCGCCGACGGGCGGAGCAAGCGTTTCAGATGAGCGCGGCACTCCCCAGATGTTAGATCACGCTACGTGGTGAAGATGTCGCTCCATGGTGTAGTCCAGCTCGTGCACGGTCACGAACTGGGGCTCGATGCGCATGTAGATCGGGTCGAAGGGCTCGCCGTCCACGATCTGCGGGGCGGCGCCGAAGGCCGCCAGCTGCTCCTCGGTCGGCTCGACCACCTCGGCGGTGCCGGTGAACTGCACGGACCACAGGTTCTCGGCGCCCGAGTCGAAGTTGTCCGCGCCGTAGGCGACGACGCTGCCGGCGCAGGCCCGGTGGTAGCCGAGGCCCCGGTGCATGCGAAGCAGGACACCGCCGTCGTCCACGATGTGCCGGGCGGGTGCGACGAACGGCATCGCGCGCATACTCGTCGCCACCCGGCCGTACGACACGCGGTGCAGCAGCTCGATGGCGCGGATCTCCTCGGTGGACATGGCTTCCACTCTCTGCCACCGCCACCGTGCGGGAACAGGGGCCCCCGCCCCGGTCGGGCCGGGACGTAGGTCCCGAATCCCCATCGCCGGTCCGGGCCGGTCCGTCCGGGTGACCCGGGTCGGCGGGAGGGTGTCAGTGGCGCTCCGCCTGCAGTCGGGCCACGTACGCCGCGGCCTGCGAGCGCCGCTCCATACCCAGCTTCGACAGCAGGCTGGAGACGTAGTTCTTGATGGTCTTCTCCGCCAGGTGGAGCCGCTCGCCGATGGCCCGGTTGGTCAGACCCTCGCCGATCAGGTCCAGGATCTTGCGCTCCTGCTCCGTCAGGTTGGCGAGCTTGTCGTCACCCTTCGGGTTGTTTCCGTCGCGGAGACGTTCCAGGACACGGGCGGTCGCGACCGGGTCGAGGAGGGATTTGCCGGCGGCCACGTCCCGCACGGCCGACAGCAGCTCATTGCCACGGATGGCCTTGAGGACATATCCCGAGGCCCCGGCCATGATCGCGTCGAAGAGCGCCTCGTCGTCGGCGTACGAGGTCAGCATCAGGCACTTGATGTCCTCGTTCTGCGAACGGACCTCGCGACAGACCTCGACGCCGCTGCCGTCCGGAAGTCGGACGTCGAGCACGGCCACGTCCGGGCGGGTGGCAGGGATCCTGACCAGCGCATCCGCCGCGGTACCGGCCTCGCCGACCACTTCGATGTCGTCTTCCACAGAGAGCAGCTCGTGGACGCCGCGCCGGACGACTTCGTGGTCGTCCAACAGAAATACCCGGATTTTTCCATCTTCGCGCACGAGGTCAGTCTCACATATTGGCTCTTCCCGTGCCTGGGGGTGGCGGGATACCGTGCCGGTGTTCCGGCGGCCTCGTGGCCGTTGCATCGCGCTGACCAGCTGTGTTTCCGCATTTCTCGATTTACTTGGAAATCCAAGCAAAATCGCAGGTCAAATGGGGTTTCGCAGGAATGCGGCGCACTGGGTAACGTGCCTATGACAGGGCGCTCGCCGGGGCACCTGTCACGCCTGACCCCGGCCGAGTCGCACCCACCCCGTGCGCGAGTACGGACAAGGCGAGCCGCACTGGCCTTTCCCGGCAACCCCGGGGGCCGGACCGACGGAGGAGCACGCACGTGACCGTGGAGAGCACTGCCGCGCGCAAGACCACGCGACGCAGCAGCGGCGCCAAGCGCACCGCCAGCGCCAGCGCGGGCGCCAAGAAGTCCCAGACTTCCGAGCCCGAGCTCGTTCAGCTGCTGACGCCCGAAGGGGAGCGCGTCCAGCACCCCGAGTACGACATCGACCTGAGCGCCGACGAGCTGCGCGGCCTCTACCGGGACATGGTCCTGACCCGCCGATTCGACGCGGAGGCCACGTCCCTCCAGCGTCAGGGCGAGCTGGGCCTGTGGGCGTCGCTGCTCGGCCAGGAAGCCGCGCAGATCGGCTCCGCCCGCGCGCTGCGCGACGACGACTACGTCTTCCCGACCTACCGCGAGCACGGTGTCGCCTGGTGCCGCGGGGTCGACCCCGCCAACCTGCTGGGCATGTTCCGTGGTGTGAACCACGGTGGCTGGGACCCCAACAGCAACAATTTCCACCTGTACACGATCGTCATCGGCTCGCAGACCCTGCACGCCACCGGCTACGCCATGGGCGTCGCCAAGGACGGCGCGGACTCCGCCGTGATCGCGTACTTCGGCGACGGCGCGTCCAGCCAGGGCGACGTGGCCGAGTCCTTCACGTTCTCCGCGGTCTACAACGCCCCGGTCGTCTTCTTCTGCCAGAACAACCAGTGGGCGATCTCCGAGCCCACCGAGAAGCAGACCCGTGTGCCGCTCTACCAGCGCGCGCAGGGCTTCGGCTTCCCCGGCGTCCGCGTCGACGGAAACGACGTCCTCGCCTGCCTGGCCGTGACCCGGTCCGCGCTCGAGCGCGCCCGCCGCGGCGAGGGCCCGACGCTGGTCGAGGCGTTCACCTACCGCATGGGCGCCCACACCACCTCCGACGACCCGACCAAGTACCGCGCCGACGAGGAGCGCGAGGCCTGGGAGGCGAAGGACCCGATCCTGCGGCTCAAGGCGTACCTGGAGCGCGAGGGGAACGCGGACGCCGCGTTCTTCGAGGAGCTCGAGGCGGAGAGCGAGGCGCTCGGCAAGCGCGTCCGCGAGGCCGTCCGCTCCATGCCCGACCCGGACCACATGGCGATCTTCGAGAATGTCTACGCCGACGGGCACGCGCTCGTCGACGAGGAGCGCGCGCAGTTCGCCGCCTACCAGGCGTCCTTCGCCGAGGAGGGCAACTAACCATGGCCGTACAGAAGCTTCCTCTGGCCAAGGCGCTCAACGAGTCGCTCCGCAAGGCCCTGGAGACCGACCCCAAGGTCCTCATCATGGGCGAGGACGTCGGCAAGCTCGGCGGTGTCTTCCGCGTCACCGACGGGCTGCAGAAGGACTTCGGCGAGGACCGGGTCATCGACACCCCGCTCGCCGAGTCCGGCATCGTCGGCACCGCGATCGGCCTGGCCCTGCGCGGCTACCGGCCCGTCGTGGAGATCCAGTTCGACGGTTTCGTCTTCCCCGCGTACGACCAGATCGTCACCCAGCTCGCGAAGATGCACGCCCGCGCGCTCGGCAAGATCAAGCTGCCGGTCGTCATCCGAATCCCGTACGGCGGCGGCATCGGCGCGGTCGAGCACCACTCCGAGTCCCCCGAGGCGCTCTTCGCGCACGTCGCGGGCCTCAAGGTGGTCTCGCCGTCGAACTCCTCCGACGCGTACTGGATGCTCCAGCAGGCCATCCAGAGCGACGACCCGGTCATCTTCTTCGAGCCCAAGCGCCGCTACTGGGACAAGGGCGAGGTCGACACCGAGGCCATCCCGGGCGAGCTGCACAAGGCGCGCGTGGCGCGCGAGGGCAGCGACCTCACGCTCGCCGCGTACG contains:
- a CDS encoding alpha-ketoacid dehydrogenase subunit beta gives rise to the protein MAVQKLPLAKALNESLRKALETDPKVLIMGEDVGKLGGVFRVTDGLQKDFGEDRVIDTPLAESGIVGTAIGLALRGYRPVVEIQFDGFVFPAYDQIVTQLAKMHARALGKIKLPVVIRIPYGGGIGAVEHHSESPEALFAHVAGLKVVSPSNSSDAYWMLQQAIQSDDPVIFFEPKRRYWDKGEVDTEAIPGELHKARVAREGSDLTLAAYGPMVKVCLEAAAAAQEEGKSVEVLDLRSMSPIDFDAIQTSVEKTRRLVVVHEAPVFYGSGAEIAARITERCFYHLEAPVLRVGGYHAPYPPARLEEEYLPGLDRVLDAVDRSLAY
- a CDS encoding protein kinase: MAPESEAGGGGLSGAAAESWGVGGVVGDGRYRLTHRLGRGGMAEVFAAEDVRLGRTVAVKLLRSDLAEDPVSKARFTREAQSVAGLNHHAIVAVYDSGEDVVAGQSVPYIVMELVEGRTIRDLLISAEAPGSEQALIIVSGVLEALAYSHQHGIVHRDIKPANVIITHTGAVKVMDFGIARALHGAQSTMTQTGMVMGTPQYLSPEQALGKAVDHRSDLYATGCLLYELLALRPPFTGETPLSVVYQHVQDAPIPPSEVAHGAPPELDGLVMRSLAKDPDDRFQSAEEMRGLIQYGLQMLQQAGGHTGTWNTGPVEVHEGGHTPVGGVAATTAMGHPMHHETSQRPILPPMNPDDGGYDGGGHGGYGQDGYGHKGGGKSGRGKALLFVALAMIAIVAGVAYAIDKAGEKSGGTNKPPAVTNSPSTSQEPSTPSQETPTQETEEPDTSTGGNQQPWTPSYTPSYKPSTPSTPTGEPSTEPTDTTDGGTDTEGTTEGTTEGTTEGTTEGSSEGTTEGNTNSGTTTGNTNTGTSTGTTVGTTAGTADGGTGTTP
- a CDS encoding phosphotransferase, with amino-acid sequence MPRSSETLAPPVGALLRRYHEAGEPLSCEPVTQGLLNRGYRLATTRGAYFLKQHLDAPTADRDTISRQHRATQRLHALGLPVAPPLADSAGRTVAVIGGRCYALHPWIDGRHRDGAQLSTGGSRRLGALLGHVHTCLEQVMESPPPGAEHESARPEDTFRLIDELLRLSRAGHPRTGFDALAEHRLLERRVLLAEHAHRRPPAAAAAGWVHGDFHPLNLLYRGAEPAAIVDWDRLGVQPRAEEAVRAAAIFFVRPAGELALEKVRAYARAYRRAVGADGAELASAVHRVWWERLNDFWILRWRYQLHDRRADPQFPAASALAVWWTREYEAVRDAFTG
- a CDS encoding pyridoxamine 5'-phosphate oxidase family protein, whose protein sequence is MSTEEIRAIELLHRVSYGRVATSMRAMPFVAPARHIVDDGGVLLRMHRGLGYHRACAGSVVAYGADNFDSGAENLWSVQFTGTAEVVEPTEEQLAAFGAAPQIVDGEPFDPIYMRIEPQFVTVHELDYTMERHLHHVA
- a CDS encoding response regulator transcription factor; translation: MREDGKIRVFLLDDHEVVRRGVHELLSVEDDIEVVGEAGTAADALVRIPATRPDVAVLDVRLPDGSGVEVCREVRSQNEDIKCLMLTSYADDEALFDAIMAGASGYVLKAIRGNELLSAVRDVAAGKSLLDPVATARVLERLRDGNNPKGDDKLANLTEQERKILDLIGEGLTNRAIGERLHLAEKTIKNYVSSLLSKLGMERRSQAAAYVARLQAERH
- the pdhA gene encoding pyruvate dehydrogenase (acetyl-transferring) E1 component subunit alpha, with protein sequence MTVESTAARKTTRRSSGAKRTASASAGAKKSQTSEPELVQLLTPEGERVQHPEYDIDLSADELRGLYRDMVLTRRFDAEATSLQRQGELGLWASLLGQEAAQIGSARALRDDDYVFPTYREHGVAWCRGVDPANLLGMFRGVNHGGWDPNSNNFHLYTIVIGSQTLHATGYAMGVAKDGADSAVIAYFGDGASSQGDVAESFTFSAVYNAPVVFFCQNNQWAISEPTEKQTRVPLYQRAQGFGFPGVRVDGNDVLACLAVTRSALERARRGEGPTLVEAFTYRMGAHTTSDDPTKYRADEEREAWEAKDPILRLKAYLEREGNADAAFFEELEAESEALGKRVREAVRSMPDPDHMAIFENVYADGHALVDEERAQFAAYQASFAEEGN